Proteins from one Hemibagrus wyckioides isolate EC202008001 linkage group LG16, SWU_Hwy_1.0, whole genome shotgun sequence genomic window:
- the mat2al gene encoding methionine adenosyltransferase II, alpha-like isoform X1, protein MNYTGNSKPGKTFLFTSESVGEGHADKMCDQISDAVLDAYLSQDPDSRVACECVAKTGMILLCGEVTSKAVVDLQKVVRDTVKSIGYDDSSKGFDYKTCNVLVALEPQCTEISDCVFEGRDEEDIGAGDQGLMFGYATDETEECMPLTILLAHKLNSKMKELSRNGECPWILPDCKSQVTVEYCDNKGATEPVRVHTVVISVQHKPDITLAEIRQNLMEKVVKAVIPAKYLDDRTIYHLLPSGKFLMGGPQGDAGLTGRKIIVDTYGGWGGHGGGAFSGKDCSKVDRSGAYAARWVAKSLVKARLCRRALVQISYSIGISHPLSISVFHYGTSTRDEDELLEIVQKNFDLRPGVIVKQLGLKKPIFQKTASFGHFGREDFPWEKPKKLVL, encoded by the exons ATGAATTATACCGGGAATAGCAAACCAGGAAAAACTTTCCTTTTTACATCAGAATCTGTCGGTGAAGGTCATGCTG ATAAAATGTGTGACCAGATAAGTGATGCTGTTTTGGATGCCTATCTTTCCCAAGACCCTGACTCCAGAGTTGCATGTG aatGTGTGGCTAAGACGGGCATGATTCTGCTTTGTGGAGAGGTGACTTCAAAGGCAGTAGTTGATCTTCAGAAGGTGGTCAGAGACACCGTGAAGAGTATTGGGTATGACGACTCATCcaaag GTTTTGACTACAAGACCTGCAATGTGCTTGTGGCCCTGGAGCCACAGTGTACTgagattagtgactgtgtgtttgaaGGTCGTGATGAGGAGGACATTGGTGCTGGCGATCAG GGCCTAATGTTTGGTTATGCAACAGATGAGACAGAGGAATGCATGCCATTGACCATTCTCTTGGCTCATAAACTCAATTCTAAAATGAAAGAGCTGTCACGGAATGGAGAGTGTCCCTGGATATTACCTGACTGTAAATCACAG GTTACAGTGGAATACTGTGATAACAAGGGAGCCACGGAGCCAGTTCGAGTTCACACAGTGGTCATCTCAGTCCAGCATAAACCTGACATTACATTAGCTGAAATCCGACAGAATCTGATGGAAAAAGTAGTCAAAGCAGTGATCCCAGCCAAGTACCTGGATGACAGAACTATATATCACCTGCTGCCAAGTGGAAAATTTCTAATGGGTGGCCCACAG GGTGATGCAGGTCTTACAGGCAGAAAGATCATTGTTGACACATATGGTGGCTggggtggtcatggtggtggaGCCTTCTCTGGAAAGGATTGCAGCAAAGTGGATCGTTCTGGAGCTTATGCTGCTCGCTGGGTGGCCAAATCACTTGTAAAAGCCAGGCTATGCAGAAGGGCACTGGTACAG ATCTCATATTCCATTGGCATAAGCCATCCTTTGTCAATCTCAGTTTTCCATTACGGGACATCCACCAGAGATGAAGATGAGCTTCTGGAAATTGTTCAAAAGAATTTTGACTTAAGACCAGGGGTAATCGTCAA GCAGCTTGGTCTGAAAAAACCCATTTTTCAGAAAACTGCCAGCTTTGGACATTTTGGAAGAGAGGATTTTCCGTGGGAGAAGCCAAAGAAATTGGTGCTTTAG
- the mat2al gene encoding methionine adenosyltransferase II, alpha-like isoform X2, producing the protein MNYTGNSKPGKTFLFTSESVGEGHADKMCDQISDAVLDAYLSQDPDSRVACECVAKTGMILLCGEVTSKAVVDLQKVVRDTVKSIGYDDSSKGFDYKTCNVLVALEPQCTEISDCVFEGRDEEDIGAGDQGLMFGYATDETEECMPLTILLAHKLNSKMKELSRNGECPWILPDCKSQVTVEYCDNKGATEPVRVHTVVISVQHKPDITLAEIRQNLMEKVVKAVIPAKYLDDRTIYHLLPSGKFLMGGPQGDAGLTGRKIIVDTYGGWGGHGGGAFSGKDCSKVDRSGAYAARWVAKSLVKARLCRRALVQISYSIGISHPLSISVFHYGTSTRDEDELLEIVQKNFDLRPGVIVK; encoded by the exons ATGAATTATACCGGGAATAGCAAACCAGGAAAAACTTTCCTTTTTACATCAGAATCTGTCGGTGAAGGTCATGCTG ATAAAATGTGTGACCAGATAAGTGATGCTGTTTTGGATGCCTATCTTTCCCAAGACCCTGACTCCAGAGTTGCATGTG aatGTGTGGCTAAGACGGGCATGATTCTGCTTTGTGGAGAGGTGACTTCAAAGGCAGTAGTTGATCTTCAGAAGGTGGTCAGAGACACCGTGAAGAGTATTGGGTATGACGACTCATCcaaag GTTTTGACTACAAGACCTGCAATGTGCTTGTGGCCCTGGAGCCACAGTGTACTgagattagtgactgtgtgtttgaaGGTCGTGATGAGGAGGACATTGGTGCTGGCGATCAG GGCCTAATGTTTGGTTATGCAACAGATGAGACAGAGGAATGCATGCCATTGACCATTCTCTTGGCTCATAAACTCAATTCTAAAATGAAAGAGCTGTCACGGAATGGAGAGTGTCCCTGGATATTACCTGACTGTAAATCACAG GTTACAGTGGAATACTGTGATAACAAGGGAGCCACGGAGCCAGTTCGAGTTCACACAGTGGTCATCTCAGTCCAGCATAAACCTGACATTACATTAGCTGAAATCCGACAGAATCTGATGGAAAAAGTAGTCAAAGCAGTGATCCCAGCCAAGTACCTGGATGACAGAACTATATATCACCTGCTGCCAAGTGGAAAATTTCTAATGGGTGGCCCACAG GGTGATGCAGGTCTTACAGGCAGAAAGATCATTGTTGACACATATGGTGGCTggggtggtcatggtggtggaGCCTTCTCTGGAAAGGATTGCAGCAAAGTGGATCGTTCTGGAGCTTATGCTGCTCGCTGGGTGGCCAAATCACTTGTAAAAGCCAGGCTATGCAGAAGGGCACTGGTACAG ATCTCATATTCCATTGGCATAAGCCATCCTTTGTCAATCTCAGTTTTCCATTACGGGACATCCACCAGAGATGAAGATGAGCTTCTGGAAATTGTTCAAAAGAATTTTGACTTAAGACCAGGGGTAATCGTCAAGTAA